A stretch of Lactuca sativa cultivar Salinas chromosome 6, Lsat_Salinas_v11, whole genome shotgun sequence DNA encodes these proteins:
- the LOC111895484 gene encoding phylloplanin: MALKSMIVLVALLAAASQAEAQIPGLPGLLGIISINGTIFCSTNGNIIPNAATPTPPFSNALVQVTCGGNVIASAITNGLGGFNIVLNPLSFLLTSILSSCNVVVASPLSSCNSSLPSTGFLQAPLQLIGNTVRGLLSVVTLIPSLFQLINV; this comes from the exons ATGGCTTTGAAATCTATGATCGTTTTGGTGGCCCTTTTAGCAGCAGCATCACAAGCTGAAGCTCAAATTCCCGGACTTCCTGGTCTCCTCGGCATAATAAGCATCAACGGAACCATCTTCTGCTCTACTAATGGAAACATCATTCCTAATGCTGCCACCCCTACACCTCCATTTTCAA ATGCTCTAGTCCAAGTAACATGTGGTGGCAATGTGATAGCGTCAGCCATAACAAATGGATTAGGAGGATTTAACATCGTACTGAATCCCCTTAGTTTTCTTCTCACTAGTATTCTATCCTCTTGCAACGTTGTTGTTGCTTCACCACTTTCTAGTTGTAACTCAAGCCTACCATCAACTGGATTTCTACAAGCACCACTGCAATTGATTGGGAATACTGTTCGGGGCCTTTTGAGTGTTGTCACCTTGATTCCCTCACTATTCCAGCTTATTAATGTTTGA